GTGGCGGCGACGCGACGACGAGTTGCGGCGGCTGCGTGCCCTGGCCGCCGACTTCCAGGGCTCTGCGGCAGCCGGCGCCGGCCTACCGTTGGAGCTGGCCGGCGACGAGGTGGTGCTCTGGGCGCTGCCCGCCGCACAGCTCGTCGAGGTGCGGCACACCACGGTGCTGCCCGCGCCGGATCTCACGGTCGCCCCGCCGGCCGGGCCGTTGCGCCAGCGTCGCCCGGACGGCGTCCGGGTCGCCGACGCAGGCATGGCGGTGATCACCAGCCGTCGACTGGTGCTGCTCGGCGGGCGCGGCCGGCGCGACTGGGCGTACGGCCGGATGACCGGCCTGGGCCACGACCCGGCGGCGCCGGTGACCCTGATCCAGGTGCTGGACCGGCGGCGGACCTCCGGGCTGATGCTGCCCACCGACGCGGCGGCGGACTTCCGGTTCAAGCTCACCCTGGCCTTCGCCGACGCGATCGAGCAGCGTCCCGCGGTGCTCGCCCAGCTCGACGAGCTGATCGCCGAGCACGCCCAGCTCAAGCCGTTCCGGCCGGCCGCGGCCACTCCCGGGCAGGCCCGGCTCTCCGCGCTGGTGCCGGGCGGCCGGCGAACCGTCGCGGTGGCCGCGGCCGTGGCGCTGCTGGTGCCGGCGGCGCTGTTCGAGTCGGACCCGTCCGACCCGACCGGCGGCGCGGAGGTCGCCGTCGCGGCCACCCCGGCGTCCAGCGCCAGCGCGGTTCCCGCGCTGCTCTACCCGGCGGCCCCGCCCTCGCCCCGCACGACACCGAAGCCGACGAAGTCGCCGCGCCCGTCGCTCACCGCGACCCGGGACCAGCGCTGCGGCGCGCCGGAAAACCCGCTGGGGTACGACTTCTGCGGCGGAACCCGGATCCGGCGGCCGGCCACTGAGGTCTGCGACTGGTTCGACTGCGTGCCGCAGTTCTGGGCCGGTCGGGGCTACCTGGTGCAGTGCCGCGACGGTTCGGTCAGCCTGAACGGTGGCCGGTCGAACGCCTGCACCGAGCACCGGGGCGTGCGGCGAACCATCTGGAAGTGACCGTTTAATGCCGGTTTCCGCCCGCTCGTCGACTTCGGTCGGTCAGAATTGGCCGGATGGAGATCCGGTCCGACGACGGTGCCCGGCTGAGGATCCGCCCAGTGGGCTACCAGCCCGGCATCGATCCGCCCGACGACCCCGACCGGTCCGCACCCGGTTGGCGCGACTGGCTGCTCATCGAGGTCGACGCCCGTACCGCTGACGGTCAGACCTGGTCGCATCACTACCCGAGTCTCCTGGTGGAGGAGGCCCGCGCGCTCGGCAGTTGGCTGCGGGGGCAGGCGGAGGCGGCCGTCGGCCCGAACCCGCCCCCGGCGGTGGTCAGCTTCACCGAACCCAACCTGACCCTGCGAACACGGGTGATCCGCCGCCGCCGGCTGGAGTTGACCGTCGAGTTCTCCGCCGAGTCGCTGCCACCGTGGATGCGCCGCCCGACCACCGCGATCTACCCGCTGATCCTCACCGTCTCCGCGGACGCGCTGGTGGTCGCCGCCGACCAGTGGGCCGGGCACTGCGAGGCGTACCCGCCGCGTACGCCGTCGCGGTTTCCGGCCCGGGGCCCGCTGCCCGGGCCGATGACGCACCCCCGGCGCGCCGGCTGACCGGCCAGCCGCGCATCCCCGCAGTCGCGGCACGGCCCGCCGCCGATGTCGTTCCTTGTCCCGGCGGTACCGGGCTGCTCTGATGGGCGGTCATGGGGGATGAGCAGGTGCACCGCACCATCGAGACGGTGTGGCGGATCGAGGCCGGGCGGGTGATCGCCGCCCTGGCCGGACTGGTGCGCGACGTCGGCTGGGCCGAGGAGTTGGCCCAGGACGCCCTGGTCGCAGCCCTGGAACAGTGGCCACGCGACGGCGTACCGGCCAACCCGGGCGCCTGGCTGACCACAGTCGGGAAGCGGCGGGCGATCGACGCGCTACGCCGCCGGAGCCTGCTGGAACGCCGGGTCGCCGAGCTCGGGCACGACCTCGGCGACGAGCAGTTCACCCCGGACTTCGACGCCGCCTTCGAGGAACGGATCGACGACGACCTGCTGCGCCTGGTCTTCACCGCCTGCCACCCGGTGCTGTCGCCGCAGGCACGGGCGGCGCTGACCCTGCGGATGCTCGGCGGCCTGAAGACCGAGGAGATCGCCCGGGCGTTCCTGGTGCCCGAGACGACCGTCGCGCAGCGGATCACCCGGGCCAAAAAAGCCCTGGCCGACGCGAAGGTGCCGTTCGAGGTGCCCGGCGTCGCGGAGCGCGGCGAACGGCTCGCCTCCGTGCTGGAGGTGATCTACCTGATCTTCAACGAGGGCTACTCGGCGACCGCCGGCGACAACTGGATGCGCCCGGCCCTCTGCGCGGACGCGCTGCGCCTGGCCCGGGTCCTCCAGCGACTGATGCCCGACGAACCGGAGGTGCACGGGCTCGCCGCGCTGCTGGAGATCCAGGCGTCGCGCACTGCGGCCCGGGTCGACCCCACCGGCGAGCCGGTCCTGCTCATGGAGCAGGACCGGGGACGCTGGGACCTGATGCTGATCCGCCGGGGCCAGGCCGCGCTGGACCGGGCCCGCGCCGCCGACGGACCGCCCGGCCCGTTCACCCTCCAGGCGGAGATCGCGGCCTGCCACGCGCGGGCGCGTACCCCGCAGGAGACGGACTGGGCGCGGATCGCGGCCGGCTACGCGGAGCTGGCCCGGGTCGTGCCGTCGCCGGTCGTGGAGCTGAACCGGGCCGTCGCGGTCTCCTTCGCCGACGGCCCGGCCGCCGGCCTGGACCTGGCCCGGGCGCTGGCCGACGAGCCGGCGCTGGCCGGCTACCACCTGCTGCCCAGCGTGCTCGGGGACCTGTTGGCGAAGCTGGGCCGCTACGACGAGGCGCGGTTTGAGTTCGCCCGGGCCGCTCAGCTCACCAGCAACGAACGCGAGCGTGCGTTGCTGCTCGCCCGCGCCGCCGACTGCGCCCGGGGCGTCGCGCCGACCCGCTGAAAAATCGCCGGAAGAAATGTCAACCGCCATGTCGTATCCCGACCGAACCGCTCGACGCGTCAGTGGAAGCCGGCTCGCACCGGCGCACGAGACCGGCCACCGGCCGGTCGGGACAGATGAGGAGATCGGCATGACGACGACGGCGAACGCGATGGGCGCTGGGTCCGCGGTGGCGGGCGTCGGCTCCCGGCGTACGACGACAAGGGCGCTGCTGGCCGGCGGGGCCGCCGCCGGTCCGCTGTTCGGGGTGGTGGCCGCGGCCCAGGTGCTCACCCGCGACGGGTTCGACCTGAGCCGGCAACCGCTGAGCCTGCTCGCCCTCGGCGACCTGGGCTGGATCCAGATCACCAACTTCGTGGTGACCGGACTGCTCGCCCTGGCCGGCGCGGTCGGGCTACGGCGGACGCTGCGCGGCGAGCCCGCCGGAACGTGGGGGCCGGCGCTGGTTGCCGTGCACGGTGTCGGGCTGATCATCGGCGGGGTGCTGGTCTCCGACCCGAGCATGGGTTGGCCGACCGGCGCGCCGGAGGGTGCGCCGGAGACGCTGAGCTGGCACGCCGTCGGCCACGGCGTCGGCGCGGCGCTGGCCTTCGGATCGCTGACCATCGCCTGCCTGGTCTTTGGCCGCGGCTGGTGGCGGGCCGGGCAGCGTGGCTGGGCGGCGTTCTCCCTCGGCTGCGCGTTGGCCGTCGTCGTGGTGCTGGCCTGGCCCGACCAGGACACCGTGAGCGTCCGGATGGCGCTCGCCTGCGCCGTCATCTTCGCCTGGCTGACCGCGCTCTGCGGCCGGCAGTTCGCCCGCTGACCGTCGTTTCATCGATCACGAGAGGACCGAACCGATGCGCTACATGCTGATGCACAAGCTCAACGAGAACCTGCCGGGGGCGTTCGACCCGAGCCCAGAGTTCATCGCCCGGATGGAGGCCTTCATGAAGGAGGTGGCGCAGTCCGGGATACTGCTCGCCGCCGAGGGGCTGTGCGAGACCTCCAAGGGCGCCACCCGGATCACCGTGACCGGCGGCAAGACCACCGTCACCGACGGGCCGTTCACCGAGACCAAGGAGCTGATCGCCGGATTCGCGCTGGTGGACGTGCGCTCCCAGGAGGAGGCGGTGGAGTGGGGGCGGCGGTTCGCCGACGTCTTCGCCGAGACGA
The nucleotide sequence above comes from Micromonospora sp. NBC_00389. Encoded proteins:
- a CDS encoding RNA polymerase sigma factor, translated to MGDEQVHRTIETVWRIEAGRVIAALAGLVRDVGWAEELAQDALVAALEQWPRDGVPANPGAWLTTVGKRRAIDALRRRSLLERRVAELGHDLGDEQFTPDFDAAFEERIDDDLLRLVFTACHPVLSPQARAALTLRMLGGLKTEEIARAFLVPETTVAQRITRAKKALADAKVPFEVPGVAERGERLASVLEVIYLIFNEGYSATAGDNWMRPALCADALRLARVLQRLMPDEPEVHGLAALLEIQASRTAARVDPTGEPVLLMEQDRGRWDLMLIRRGQAALDRARAADGPPGPFTLQAEIAACHARARTPQETDWARIAAGYAELARVVPSPVVELNRAVAVSFADGPAAGLDLARALADEPALAGYHLLPSVLGDLLAKLGRYDEARFEFARAAQLTSNERERALLLARAADCARGVAPTR
- a CDS encoding WapI family immunity protein, giving the protein MEIRSDDGARLRIRPVGYQPGIDPPDDPDRSAPGWRDWLLIEVDARTADGQTWSHHYPSLLVEEARALGSWLRGQAEAAVGPNPPPAVVSFTEPNLTLRTRVIRRRRLELTVEFSAESLPPWMRRPTTAIYPLILTVSADALVVAADQWAGHCEAYPPRTPSRFPARGPLPGPMTHPRRAG
- a CDS encoding DUF998 domain-containing protein, translated to MTTTANAMGAGSAVAGVGSRRTTTRALLAGGAAAGPLFGVVAAAQVLTRDGFDLSRQPLSLLALGDLGWIQITNFVVTGLLALAGAVGLRRTLRGEPAGTWGPALVAVHGVGLIIGGVLVSDPSMGWPTGAPEGAPETLSWHAVGHGVGAALAFGSLTIACLVFGRGWWRAGQRGWAAFSLGCALAVVVVLAWPDQDTVSVRMALACAVIFAWLTALCGRQFAR
- a CDS encoding YciI family protein — translated: MRYMLMHKLNENLPGAFDPSPEFIARMEAFMKEVAQSGILLAAEGLCETSKGATRITVTGGKTTVTDGPFTETKELIAGFALVDVRSQEEAVEWGRRFADVFAETIGEVEVDIRRVYEAPEAGQPA